Within the Haloarcula sp. CBA1127 genome, the region CTGTGTAGGCATTATTTCGCGCCCTCTCAGCGTCGGTGCTGAACCCATGGATGAACAGAAACACCTCCGACGCGTCGTCGAACGACCACGTGCCCTCGGTCTCGGCAGTCGGACCTTCCGGTGAGTCGAGAAGTCCGCGTGTAGTGACGACTGGCTGTGATTTCGGCGCAGTGTACCCGCCGGAGTCGCCCTGCAGCGACCAGTACACGTAGGCACCGCCACCCCCAAGCAAACCGAGTCCACTTCCGAGACCGAGAAGCAGCCGTCGTCTGGTCACACCGGTTTGACTGGCCATAACTGGTAGCTTGTATGTGGGTCACAGGCGAAGGGATAAGTGAGTTGAGATTGTCACGCTCAGAAACGGGAAGCAACGCAAGAGCGGTGTCACAGCCCACAGGCTTCATATCTCGGCGGGCGGTAACGCAGCCATGACGACCTGGGACGAGCGATACCGAGCGGGCACGTACCCACAACGCCCGGACCCACACCCGGTGTTAGAGCGATACCTGCCGACCTTTCCACCGGGTCGGGCGCTTGACATCGCAACCGGGACCGGGCGGAACGCGTTACCGGTCGCAGCGGCCGGATACCACGTCGATGCAGTCGACCAGTCGCGTGCGGGACTTCAGATTGCCCGGGAAAACGCACACGCCGCAGGCGTCGAAGACGATATCGAGTGGCTACAGGCAAATCTCGAATCGTTCGCGTACCCGGCGTCGACGTACGACCTCATTACGATTAGCTTCTATCGGCCCATCGACCGCCTCCCTGATATCATCGAAGCGCTGGCCGACGGCGGCTGTCTGTTCATCCAGCACCACCTCAGGACGACCGACGACGTGGACGGCGGCCCCTCGGGAGACCGATACCGATTCGCCTCGAACGAACTGCTCAGGGCCGGGCTCGGGCTGACAGTATTGCATTACGACGAGCGGACCACGACGACGGACGGGACGACCGCCGCCACCGCTCAACTGGTCGCCAGGAAGTCACAGGGCAGTCGACAGTCGTATCCAGACATCTCAGAGTAGGACAGCGGTTGGAGACCGAGAAGCGTCAAGAAGAGGACCGCAAACGGGAGCCCGGGGCCGACTCAGTGATCAGTCCCCGGTTGATTCTTCGCCGCCGTCGGTCAGCGCCGGTAGCCGCTCACGCTCGAACCACGCGAACTCTCGGGGGAACTGCTCCGTCTCCGCCAAGTCCCAGGGGTCGCCGTCCGCGACCTGCGGCCCCTCCAGCCACGAGGTCACGATGTTCCAGACGAAGATGAGCTGACCGATGACCAGCAGGACGACGCCCAGTGTCGCCAGCTGGTGCAGGAGCGTAAACAGGTCCACCGGACCGGCGGTCAAAGCGTACGTGGCGTACCGGCGGGGCATCCCGGCGTAGCCGAGCAACACCATCGGGAAGAACGTGACATTGGTCCCAATAAGCGTCAGCCAGAAATGCCACTTCGCCAGCGACCGCTGGTACCAGCGGCCGGTGTACAGCGGGAACCAGTAATAGATGCCCGCGAAGACAGCGAAGGCGATCCCGCCCATGATGACGTAGTGGAAGTGGGCGACGACGTGGTACGTGTCGTGCAGGATCAGGTCGACGGGAATGGCGGCTTCGAACACGCCGGTGACGCCGCCGATGATGAAGTTCCCGACGAACCCGACACAGAAGAGGAACGGCGCTGTGGTCCGCAACGCACCGTTCCACATCGTCGCCATCCAGTTGAACGTCTTCACCGCGCTCGGGATGGCGATAGCAATGGAGACTGCCATGAACGAGGCCCGCAGTCGGGGGTCCATCCCCGTCGCGAACATGTGATGCGCCCAGACGCCGAAGGAGAGCACCCCGAGGGCCAGCGTCGAGTAGACGACGAACTTGAAGCCGAACAGCTTCCGGCCACAGAACTTCGGCAGGATGTAGCTGATGAGCCCCATGGGCGGCAGAACGAGGATGTACACCTCTGGGTGACCGAAGAACCAGAACAGGTGCTGCCATAGCAGCGGGCCGCCGCCGTCGAGCGTGAAGAACGTCGTCCCGAGGTTCCGGTCGAGCAGCAGCATGACCAGCGCACTGCCCAGCAGCGGGAAGGCGAACAGGATCTGTGCGGACTGCACCAGGACAGTCCAGGAGAAAATATCGAGGGTTGCCCAGGTCACGTCCTCGCTCCGTTCGGTGAAGATTGTCGCAATGAAGTTGATCGCCCCCATCGTCGCCGCGACGCCCGAGAGGTGGAGGCCGAGCAGCATCAGGTCCACGCCCGGGTTCTGCTGTTCGATCGACAGCGGCGTGTACATCGTCCAGGCGGTCTGTGCCGGTTCGATGTTTTCGAGGAACGGCCCGCCGAGGACGCCGCCCCAGATGAGCAGGGCGGCCGGCGGCAGCAGCCAGAACGCGATGGCGTTGATTCGCGGGAACGCCATGTCGTCGGCCCCGATGAGCAGCGGGATCAGGTAGTTCGAGAACGCCGCCAGCATCGGTGTGCCAAACAGGAACAGCATCGTGATGCCGTGGGTCGTCAGAAGGCCGTTGTAGGCACTGGCGCTGAGGAAGTCCTCCGCGGGGTACATCAGTTCGAACCGCATCAGAACCACGGCGATACCGCCCCAGGCGAACGCGAGGACGGCGAACACGCCGTAGAGAATCCCGATATCCTTGTGGTCGACCGTCGTCAGCCATCGGAGAATCCCGCTCGGCTTCTCCGCGTGGGTGCGTTCGTGAGTCCCGTGGCCGCCACCGATCGCAATCGTGTACGACCGCCAGTCTTCGATCCGTGCGAGTATGCCAGCGATACCGACGAGCAGTACCGCCATCAGTACTGTCGTCGCCAATGCGCCTACAGACACCATTTGGAGGGTCTTTATACGGACTACCCGTGGTTCTTATTGGGAAGATGTTCGGAGGCGATTTATATGCATCCAGGGGTACGAAGCGACGCGGCTACAGACGAAGCGGTTCGGGACCGAGGCTTTCCGTCGTGCGGTCGGAACTCCTTGCGATGTACCCACAGCACCGAAACCGACAGCAAGCGAGTGTGCGCACTTGCCGGCGTTCGAATCAGGCCGCATCGACCAGACTCGACTTCGGCTCGACGGTTCTTCGAGACTGCAGTGATGGGGAGGACACGCGATGACAGCGACCGATTTCGACGCCGTCCGGGAATACGACGACGACCAGTTCTCGGCTGTCGAAGTCTTCCGCAGCGACCGGATGAAAGTCGTCTGTGGCTACTTCGAACCCGGACAGTTCATTCCGGTCCACGCACCCGAGAGCGACGTAGCGATACACGTCCAGTCCGGGACCGGTGTCGTCCGTGACGGGGACACGGAGCGGATGGTCGAGTCGGGCGACGTAGTGGTCGTCGAGGCCGACACCGACCGCGGTGTCAAAGCGAATGAGGAGAGTCGACTGGAGGCGTTACTGGTGACGGCACCGCCGCCAACCGATGCGGAACACGAACCGGTCCGGAAAGGGCTCAAAAAGGGCAAGTTCGACCCCTAACGCTCGGCTGGGTTCGTCTCCAACCCCAGGTAACAGGACCGAAGTCACTCGACGACGTACGAGCGGTGTGAGCCGCGGGTTCGCACGTCGACGAAATGGTGGCGTGTCGCATCGCCCACATTACCGACAGCGGAGTGGGGTGTCTCGTCGTCACTGTACACGCTCTCTGCTGGGAGCAGGTCGTGGTCAGCTAGCTTGTCGATGACGGCAGCGGGGAGGGATGCGCCGTCCCGGACATCGACGATGAGTAACTGGTCCGTGAAGCTCTTTGCGAGAAACGCGTCGGTGATCGGCTCGTAATCGGTAAGCTCCCCAGCCAGAGTGCGGAGGTCTGCCTGCCGGTCGGTCATCGGTATCTAATAGGTCAGCCGCACCGAAAGCCGTGCGTACGAACATCTTCCCACCGACCGTCACAGTTCCTCGATGATTTCGCTGGCGAATGTCGTCATCGCCGCCTGTGGCTCTGCCGTTCGAATCCCGACGATAACGTGGTCAAGGCCGTAGTCTTCGAGCCGTTGGAAGTACTCCCGGAACCACTCGACACCGGCCCGATACCCCTGATGGAGCGGTTCGGGCTCAGCCGTCGGATCATCTGCGAACTCGACCTGAAGGGCAATCGTGAACGGTTTCTCCGGCGCGTGACTGCGCCACGTATCGAGATACGACTCCAGCGTCGACTCGGGGAGGTGATAGAAAATCCAGCCGTCGCCGTTCTCGGCGATCCACTCCGTCGACTGTCTGGCGTTACCAGTCGGAAAGAGCGGGAGCGTGTCCGTCGTTGGCTTCGGGAGGACATCCAGTTCGCCGTCAATCTGGCCCCAGGAACCCTCGAGCGTCGGGTACTCCTCTCGCCAGAGCGCGCGGAGCGCGTCGACGCTGTCACGGACGAGTTGCCCCCGGTTCTCGGGGTCGACATCGAACGCCGGATACTCCGGGTCGCGGTCACCGGAGGCGACACCCAGCACGAGCCGGCCGTCGGAGAGCCGGTCGACAGTTGCGGCCGACTTCGCCACGTGGATGGGATGGCGCAACGGGAGGACAATGCTCGCAGTACCGAGTGCGACTGACTCGGTGTGGGCGGCGACATGGGACAGCAGCGACCACGGGTCGAAGGCCCCGCCGGCGTCCCCGAACCGTGGCCAGTACGTCGGGACGTCTCGCGCCCAGAGCGCGTCGAAGCCGACGGCTTCGGCGTGGCTTGCCAGCCGGAGTTCTGCGTCGATATCCGGCGTCGACTCCTGTTCGCCTGTGAGCGGAAATCCGAGCCCGAACGAGAGTCCGTCCTGCTCGTACAATCGCCGATAGCCGGCGTTCGCGTGGTCCACAGCAGTCATCAGGGGCCTTTCACGCTGGAGCCGTATTTGCACACGGGTGGCTTGCCCGCTACGGGCCGCCGTCTGTGGTATCGACCGGCACGGTTCCCGCGTGCCTGCTTCCGGGAAGCTGCCAGTCGATATGTAGCGCGCGGTCCGGGAACGACGGCTTCGAAACGACCTCTAGCGTCCGATCTTCGGCCGCCGGCGTGACGGGTGATGCAATCATCAGTCGGGCCACGTCGGCCCGTGAAACGCTTCCCCAGAGCTTCGCACCGGGTTCGGCGACCGAAACGGTGTCAGTTCGGGGCCCGTTCGTGAGGACGCCCGGACGGAGAATTGTATGCCGAACCGGGGCCTCACGAATCGCGGCTTCGGCCTCCGCCTTTGCGCGTTGAATCGGCTGAATGACGACGTCGAAGGCTGCCGCGAGCGGACTGGCTGGCTCGTCACCGACGCCGATAGCGGATTCCATGACGAACGCCTCGACGCCAGCGTCGACAGCCGCATCGAGTAGGTTGATCGTCCCTGCGCCGTCGACGTACTCGTCCCGGGACCAGACGTCCGTGATGTTCGAGCCGACAGCGCTCAGGACAACATCGACATCCGACAACGCATCGGTCAGCGCGGTCGGAGTCAGCAAGTCGTCGACGAGAACCTCGTCAGCGCCGGCCGCCTGCAGGTCGTCTGTTTTTGCCGGTGTGCTGGTCAGTGCCCGGACCATCGGCACGCGCGAACTGAGCAGTCGGAGCGTCGCTCGCCCGGTTCCGCCGCTGGCTCCGGCGACGAACACTGTCTCCACGTCAGAAGGGTCCATATCGTGGCTTAGGGCTGCCAGTACATGATTGGCCGGGCCCGTTTCGTCAAATCCAGATCGTGATCGCTCTACTGCAATCGCTGACGTCAGTCGTCACACGGCGGCGTCTGCTGCGACGAGGATGTGTCCTCGAAGCGGTGATAGAGCCGGCGCAGTTCCATGCGGATGGTCACACGCTCGATGAGAGCGAAGCCCGCAACGACGACGAGGAAGCCAACAAACGTCCACAGTGACACCGACGAGCCCAGCAGCACCCAGCCCATGAGCGCGGCGAAAATCGGCACGACGTACGCGACCAGATTCGCACGGACCGGACCGATGCGATTGATGAGGCCGAAGTAGATGGCGTAGGCGACTGCCGTCGAGGGAATGCCCACAGCCACGATGCTCGCTATCGTCTCCGGACCGATGCCGATGACGGCCGTGGGCGGCTCCCCGACCAGCAGGCTCGCTACGTGGAGGAGCACCGCGCCGACGGCCATCGCCCACGCAGTCAGTGGTGTACTGTCCATCTGCGGGCCGACACGCTGGAGTAGCACACTGCCGAGGGCCACGGCCGCGGCCGCGCCGAGGACCAGCAGTTGCCCGATAGCGCTCGCGTCGGTGAACGTCGACGGCGACGGCTGCACGATGATGATGACGCCGCTCAGTGCGATACCGATACCGACCGCACCGAGCCACGATAGGCGGTCGCCCAGCAGCCACCAGGCGAACACGGGTGCGAGTATCGGGTTCAAACCGTACATGACAGACGCCGCTGCGGGCGTGGTCGTGCCCTGACCGAGGAACAACAGCCCGTTGTTGAGCGCGATGAGGAACAGCGCCGCCATCCCGATGCCCAAAAAGTCGCCGCGAGTCCGCGGTAACCACGTCGACCGGGGCCGAGTAACGACGATGTAGCCAAGCAGCGTCACCGCCGCCAGATCGAACCGGAGGCCGGCAAACAGCACCGGTGGAAGCTCACGGAGCCCGGTTTTGATGGCGACGAACGAACCACCGAATAACATTGCGAGCAGGACAAACAGCGCGCTGTCTCGGTACCGAGCCGGGAGTGAGGGACGATCAGTGAACGTGGAGGGCAACATAGGCCAAGTCAGTTTGACCACCAGTTAGAGCGAAAATATCTCATTACCTGTTCAACGGGTCGAAATGTGAAGAGGGCTGTGGGAGACGTGGTGTCACGGACCGACAGTCGTATCGGCAAATCCCACCGGGAAAGCTCGAAAGCGACTCAGTCCCAGGCAGCGGGCGACCAGTCCGGATCGACGCGTCGGTCGACGGTCTCGATCCCGTCGATACGGTCGATTTCGGCGTCCGTCAGGGACAGGTCGAGGCTCGCAAGATTGTCCGTGATGTGAGCCTCGCTCGTGGCTTTCGGGATCGCCGTCACACCCTTCTCGCGGAGCCATGCGAGGCTGACCTGCGCTTCGCTCGCGTCGTGGTCGTCGGCGATGGCTTCGATGACGTCGTGACCGAACACTTCACCGCGTGCCAGCGGCGAGTACGCGACCAGTTCGTAGTCCTGTTCGGCCGCGTGCTCGCGCAGTTCCGACTGCTGGAGGAACGGGTGCGTCTCGACCTGATTTGCGAACACCGGAGCATCGAGCACGTCCATCGCCGTTTCGACGTGGTGCGGTTCGAAGTTCGAGACGCCGACGTTGTCGATCAGGCCGCGGTCGACGAGTTCGTCGAACGCCGGGAGCGTCTCCTCGGGCTCGTACTCGCCCGCCGCCCAGTGGACGTACAGCAGGTCCACCGAATCGACGCCGAGTTTGTCGAGGCTCTCCTCGGTCGTCTCGATCACGTCGTCGTGTGAGAGATTCGAGATCCACACCTTCGTCGCCAGGAAGATATCGTCGCGGTCAACGTCAGCCGCGGCGATACCATCACCGACGGCACTTTCGTTGTCGTAGGCCTGTGCGGTGTCGATATGTCGGTAGCCGGCTTCCAGTGCCGTCCGAACGCTTTCGGCACACTGTTCTGCGTCTTCATTCTGCCAGGTACCGAGACCGAGCATCGGCATACCGCTCGCTCGTGGACCACCATCTGTCGAGGACTGTTTCTGAGTCATTATCGGATACCGGAGCTTGTGACTTTAAGCCGTTTGGAAGCCGGCGGGTAGCGCCGACTATCGGGCGACCTGCTATGAGCTGTCTCTCACAGGTAACCCGGGAGCATTCAGAAGCCGTATGACCCGAAAATCCAGAGCGCGACGATGGGCGACACAGCGAGGAACGCGCCAAGGACAACCGTCCCAGAAACTGTCTTCCAACCCAGCTCCCGAATCGGTTTCTCATACCGCCACAGTTGAGCGATGGCGTAGACACCGGCGATGACCACGCCGCCAAGCAGCATAAACGGCGGAAATCCCAATGACGGAAACTGCCGAAAACCGACCGCCGGAAACGGCTTCGAACCACTCGAAGCCGCGAAATCGAGACCAATGCCGACAGCGCCGACGGCGGTGGCCGCAACGACATACGAGATCCCGGCGACGACGTGCCGGAGTACTCCAGTCAGTGCGAGCGGCTCCCCATCGGCTGGCAGGACCGATGGGGCTGCATAGCTACCGAGTCCGGTGTAAAAGAACGGGACAGTTAGAACGCCGACAGCGGCGGCATACGGAAGGACCGACGAAATTGCGACGATGAGAACCGCCACAGTCAAGGCATATGTGCGTCCGGTCGGGCCCCCGAGGACCAGCGCTGGCACAACCAGCACGGCAGCGACTACCGCAGTAAACAGACAGATCGGGACGGAGTAGGGCCGGAACCGTCCAACAAAACGCGATAAAGACATGCTGGTGTCGTTTCGGACCCAAGCGCATAGGTTTTCGCCTCTCCAGTGAGAACCGGAGTCGGCATGCTTTTACTTTCCGTTGTTGTATCGTGGCAATAAGATGTCATTACCGCGGGCGAAACGCGCTATCACCGAGTCCTGTCCGGACCGCCTCTACCCGCTGATTGCCGGACTCTATCAGACCGCGTTTCCGCCCGACACGACAGAGGGAGCCACAGCGGCGACCATTCTAGACCGGAAGCAAGCTGTCCCGGAGTCGCTCCCGGCAGCAGAGCTTGAAGACGTTGAAATCCTCCCCCATCGGACGGTGCTCCTCGAACAGTTGCCGACCAGCGGGACTGTCGCCGAGTTCGGTACTGGAGACGGGTCGTTCGCCGAGTCAATCAACCGGATCACGCGGCCGGAAACGCTCTCTCTGGTCGACCGGTGGGAAAGCGACGAAGATCGACAGGCTGTCAAGCGACGCTTCAGCGGGCAGGGAGACACTGTTCGTCTGCGGGACGCTGAGCCGATTACCGTGCTCCGTGAGGCCGATACCGACTCGCTCGACTGGGTGTATATCAACAGTTCCCACAAGTACGAGACCACGCTGGCCGAACTCAAAGAGAGCCAGCGGGCAGTCGCAGATGACGGCTACATCACGGGCGACGACTACAAAATCGTGAACGGCGTCATCCCCGCCGTCCACCAGTTCTGTTCGGAGACCGACTGGCGGCTGGCGTATCTCACGCTAGAGACCCATGGGCGGCGGAGTTACGCGCTCCACAAGTCGTAAGCGCTGGATTCGCGACGAAACCCAGTGACGCGAGCGGCATCGTCGGCCAGACGGTTTATACGGCCGGACGGAGTTGACCCTGTATGGCAGACTTCGGATTACAGGTGCGGATGCTTGTCGTCGGTGCGATTCTGTTCGCGTTCTACGTGTTCGCCGGCACGGCCCTGTCGGTGCTGTTGGGCCTGCCGCTCGTCCCGGTGCTCCTCGTCGGCATCCTCGTCGTGCCGGCGGTTCAGTACAAACTCGGAAAGTGGCTGGCACTCCGTGGCGCGGAGGAGATGCCGGACGACCAGCGGTTCGGCTACGTCCACCAGATGGTCCGGCGGCTCTGCAGGGACATGAGTATCGAGGAGCCGCGACTGATGGTGATGGACATGGGCGTGCCCAACGCCTTCGCTGTCGGACGGAAAGGTGCGGGTGTCGTCGTTGTGTCGAGCGAACTGATGCAACTGCTGGATGATGACGAACTGGAGGGTGTCATCGCGCACGAACTGGCCCACATCAAGAACCGGGACGTCATCACGATGGTTGTCGGGCAGTCCATCGGGATGCTCGTCGGCTACGTCGCCTACTTCGCGGTGCTGTTCGGCGGCGAGCGAAACGTCGGTTCCTGGATCATGGCGATGATCGTCTCCTCGCTCGCAAACGCGCTGGTCATGGTGTTCGTGCTGGCGATTTCGCGGTATCGAGAGTACGTCGCCGACGCGGACGCTCGCCGCGCCATCGGCACCGGCGAGCCGCTGGCCCGTGCGCTCGAAAAAATCTCTCGCGGTGCGGAGGGGCGAGAATCGAAAGTCGAGGACAGCATGAACGCCCTCTGTATTTTCAACGCCGACAAGGGGCTGTTCGAGAAGTTGTTTTCGACCCACCCGCCGACGGAGAAGCGCATCCAGCGGCTCCGGTCCTGAATCGAGAGTCGTTTCCACCCGGTCTGTACGGATATATCCCAACAGACGCCCCGTACAGCTCTCTGCTAACTGGCCGCTTATCAGCATCGAGCCGAAAGTAACGCTA harbors:
- a CDS encoding cbb3-type cytochrome c oxidase subunit I; the protein is MAVLLVGIAGILARIEDWRSYTIAIGGGHGTHERTHAEKPSGILRWLTTVDHKDIGILYGVFAVLAFAWGGIAVVLMRFELMYPAEDFLSASAYNGLLTTHGITMLFLFGTPMLAAFSNYLIPLLIGADDMAFPRINAIAFWLLPPAALLIWGGVLGGPFLENIEPAQTAWTMYTPLSIEQQNPGVDLMLLGLHLSGVAATMGAINFIATIFTERSEDVTWATLDIFSWTVLVQSAQILFAFPLLGSALVMLLLDRNLGTTFFTLDGGGPLLWQHLFWFFGHPEVYILVLPPMGLISYILPKFCGRKLFGFKFVVYSTLALGVLSFGVWAHHMFATGMDPRLRASFMAVSIAIAIPSAVKTFNWMATMWNGALRTTAPFLFCVGFVGNFIIGGVTGVFEAAIPVDLILHDTYHVVAHFHYVIMGGIAFAVFAGIYYWFPLYTGRWYQRSLAKWHFWLTLIGTNVTFFPMVLLGYAGMPRRYATYALTAGPVDLFTLLHQLATLGVVLLVIGQLIFVWNIVTSWLEGPQVADGDPWDLAETEQFPREFAWFERERLPALTDGGEESTGD
- a CDS encoding DMT family transporter — translated: MLPSTFTDRPSLPARYRDSALFVLLAMLFGGSFVAIKTGLRELPPVLFAGLRFDLAAVTLLGYIVVTRPRSTWLPRTRGDFLGIGMAALFLIALNNGLLFLGQGTTTPAAASVMYGLNPILAPVFAWWLLGDRLSWLGAVGIGIALSGVIIIVQPSPSTFTDASAIGQLLVLGAAAAVALGSVLLQRVGPQMDSTPLTAWAMAVGAVLLHVASLLVGEPPTAVIGIGPETIASIVAVGIPSTAVAYAIYFGLINRIGPVRANLVAYVVPIFAALMGWVLLGSSVSLWTFVGFLVVVAGFALIERVTIRMELRRLYHRFEDTSSSQQTPPCDD
- a CDS encoding class I SAM-dependent methyltransferase, producing MSLPRAKRAITESCPDRLYPLIAGLYQTAFPPDTTEGATAATILDRKQAVPESLPAAELEDVEILPHRTVLLEQLPTSGTVAEFGTGDGSFAESINRITRPETLSLVDRWESDEDRQAVKRRFSGQGDTVRLRDAEPITVLREADTDSLDWVYINSSHKYETTLAELKESQRAVADDGYITGDDYKIVNGVIPAVHQFCSETDWRLAYLTLETHGRRSYALHKS
- a CDS encoding bifunctional 2-polyprenyl-6-hydroxyphenol methylase/3-demethylubiquinol 3-O-methyltransferase UbiG, with protein sequence MTTWDERYRAGTYPQRPDPHPVLERYLPTFPPGRALDIATGTGRNALPVAAAGYHVDAVDQSRAGLQIARENAHAAGVEDDIEWLQANLESFAYPASTYDLITISFYRPIDRLPDIIEALADGGCLFIQHHLRTTDDVDGGPSGDRYRFASNELLRAGLGLTVLHYDERTTTTDGTTAATAQLVARKSQGSRQSYPDISE
- a CDS encoding M48 family metallopeptidase, whose amino-acid sequence is MADFGLQVRMLVVGAILFAFYVFAGTALSVLLGLPLVPVLLVGILVVPAVQYKLGKWLALRGAEEMPDDQRFGYVHQMVRRLCRDMSIEEPRLMVMDMGVPNAFAVGRKGAGVVVVSSELMQLLDDDELEGVIAHELAHIKNRDVITMVVGQSIGMLVGYVAYFAVLFGGERNVGSWIMAMIVSSLANALVMVFVLAISRYREYVADADARRAIGTGEPLARALEKISRGAEGRESKVEDSMNALCIFNADKGLFEKLFSTHPPTEKRIQRLRS
- a CDS encoding LLM class oxidoreductase; the protein is MTAVDHANAGYRRLYEQDGLSFGLGFPLTGEQESTPDIDAELRLASHAEAVGFDALWARDVPTYWPRFGDAGGAFDPWSLLSHVAAHTESVALGTASIVLPLRHPIHVAKSAATVDRLSDGRLVLGVASGDRDPEYPAFDVDPENRGQLVRDSVDALRALWREEYPTLEGSWGQIDGELDVLPKPTTDTLPLFPTGNARQSTEWIAENGDGWIFYHLPESTLESYLDTWRSHAPEKPFTIALQVEFADDPTAEPEPLHQGYRAGVEWFREYFQRLEDYGLDHVIVGIRTAEPQAAMTTFASEIIEEL
- a CDS encoding cupin domain-containing protein; this translates as MTATDFDAVREYDDDQFSAVEVFRSDRMKVVCGYFEPGQFIPVHAPESDVAIHVQSGTGVVRDGDTERMVESGDVVVVEADTDRGVKANEESRLEALLVTAPPPTDAEHEPVRKGLKKGKFDP
- a CDS encoding aldo/keto reductase, whose product is MPMLGLGTWQNEDAEQCAESVRTALEAGYRHIDTAQAYDNESAVGDGIAAADVDRDDIFLATKVWISNLSHDDVIETTEESLDKLGVDSVDLLYVHWAAGEYEPEETLPAFDELVDRGLIDNVGVSNFEPHHVETAMDVLDAPVFANQVETHPFLQQSELREHAAEQDYELVAYSPLARGEVFGHDVIEAIADDHDASEAQVSLAWLREKGVTAIPKATSEAHITDNLASLDLSLTDAEIDRIDGIETVDRRVDPDWSPAAWD
- a CDS encoding NAD(P)-binding oxidoreductase produces the protein MDPSDVETVFVAGASGGTGRATLRLLSSRVPMVRALTSTPAKTDDLQAAGADEVLVDDLLTPTALTDALSDVDVVLSAVGSNITDVWSRDEYVDGAGTINLLDAAVDAGVEAFVMESAIGVGDEPASPLAAAFDVVIQPIQRAKAEAEAAIREAPVRHTILRPGVLTNGPRTDTVSVAEPGAKLWGSVSRADVARLMIASPVTPAAEDRTLEVVSKPSFPDRALHIDWQLPGSRHAGTVPVDTTDGGP